The following coding sequences are from one Musa acuminata AAA Group cultivar baxijiao chromosome BXJ2-4, Cavendish_Baxijiao_AAA, whole genome shotgun sequence window:
- the LOC103980826 gene encoding protein SOB FIVE-LIKE 5-like: MLGEGEDVSSECSSGCQSGWTTYLDHSSCEPLVYNKGGFFHGKEEEEEEEDLSMVSDASSGPPHFQEEDEHCFYYLHSSTCFGGNGCLCSALVPTAELAMSGGKKRRVEPKQQGKHSSLLDDTASSPPFSSSKTSSFSGDDNRSRGSHMMSVLEFSCGFSATHFKRNHAVEKQMGGYLQSSAPVKPTPSIPVPRKEGGKTICSQEEETKRINV, translated from the exons ATGCTGGGGGAAGGGGAAGATGTTAGCTCAGAGTGCAGCAGCGGATGTCAATCTGGTTGGACCACCTACCTAGACCACTCCTCCTGTGAGCCTCTTGTCTATAACAAAGGTGGTTTCTTTcatgggaaggaggaggaggaggaggaggaagacctaTCCATGGTCTCTGATGCATCCTCTGGGCCACCGCACTTTCAAGAAGAGGATGAGCATTGCTTCTACTATCTTCACTCCAGCACTTGCTTTGGAGGCAATGGCTGCCTCTGCTCTGCCTTGGTTCCAACAGCTGAATTGGCCATGAGTGGTGGCAAAAAGAGGAGAGTCGAACCAAAGCAACAGGGGAAGCATTCCTCTCTTCTGGATGACACCGCAAGCTCCCCTCCCTTCAGCTCTTCCAAG ACTAGTAGCTTTAGCGGCGACGACAACAGGAGCCGCGGCAGCCATATGATGAGCGTTTTGGAGTTCTCTTGTGGCTTCTCCGCGACTCATTTTAAG AGAAATCATGCAGTGGAGAAGCAGATGGGCGGCTATCTTCAATCCTCTGCTCCTGTGAAACCAACCCCTTCAATACCA GTACCAAGGAAAGAAGGCGGGAAGACCATCTGCtcgcaagaagaagaaacaaaaaggatAAATGTCTGA